Proteins from a single region of Primulina eburnea isolate SZY01 unplaced genomic scaffold, ASM2296580v1 ctg929, whole genome shotgun sequence:
- the LOC140822570 gene encoding uncharacterized protein isoform X3, producing MQKLQDHKFGLKGTRKKMGNLLLKLLERKCLVFGKETRGRVRGMGFGVTPSKVGAYVQQNGTVKQLQNMVHNLQQEIQEMKSMFLQSMRQQNQQEQVASGGIGSSIGNEVGSNSDINIGAKKICNVKKHLATAQSNLKKVSCGDICPNSKCKLLDWSVDELVVAEGRIASTDPNTKVHHVVLGRSCWKVWIDKVLVEKVDLIRPNDEMQFLDDAIGSTVAWLSKFVVLCD from the exons ATGCAAAAATTACAAGATCACAAGTTTGGATTGAAGGGCACAAGAAAAAAAATGGGGAACCTATTACTGAAGCTGTTGGAGAGAAAATG CCTTGTGTTTGGCAAGGAAACTCGGGGTAGAGTGCGTGGGATGGGCTTTGGAGTTACACCATCAAAAGTTGGAGCTTATGTACAACAAAATGGCACTGTTAAACAACTTCAAAATATGGTGCATAACCTTCAACAAGAAATACAAGAAATGAAGTCCATGTTTTTACAAAGTATGAGACAACAAAATCAACAAGAACAG GTTGCTAGTGGTGGCATTGGTAGCAGTATTGGGAATGAAGTTGGTAGCAATAGTGATATCAATATTGGTGCAAAGAAAATTTGTAATGTTAAAAAACATCTTGCTACAGCTCAG TCAAATTTGAAGAAAGTGAGTTGTGGAGATATATGTCCTAACAGTAAATGTAAGTTGCTTGATTGGTCTGTTGATGAATTAGTTGTTGCAGAAGGTCGAATTGCATCTACAGATCCAAACACAAAAGTGCATCATGTTGTTCTTGGTAGATCTTGTTGGAAAGTTTGGATTGATAAGGTTTTGGTAGAGAAGGTGGATCTAATTCGACCAAATGATGAAATGCAGTTTCTCGATGACGCAATAGGAAGCACGGTCGCATGGTTATCT
- the LOC140822570 gene encoding uncharacterized protein isoform X1, whose protein sequence is MSRRGYARLTHIMEKTTQGDAKITRSQVWIEGHKKKNGEPITEAVGEKMKQIQECPPESQNTTNIADDAISLVFGKETRGRVRGMGFGVTPSKVGAYVQQNGTVKQLQNMVHNLQQEIQEMKSMFLQSMRQQNQQEQVASGGIGSSIGNEVGSNSDINIGAKKICNVKKHLATAQSNLKKVSCGDICPNSKCKLLDWSVDELVVAEGRIASTDPNTKVHHVVLGRSCWKVWIDKVLVEKVDLIRPNDEMQFLDDAIGSTVAWLSKFVVLCD, encoded by the exons ATGAGCCGGAGAGGTTATGCTCGTTTGACTCACATTATg GAGAAGACAACTCAGGGAGATGCAAAAATTACAAGATCACAAGTTTGGATTGAAGGGCACAAGAAAAAAAATGGGGAACCTATTACTGAAGCTGTTGGAGAGAAAATG AAACAAATACAAGAATGTCCGCCTGAATCTCAAAACACAACTAACATTGCTGATGATGCAATTAGCCTTGTGTTTGGCAAGGAAACTCGGGGTAGAGTGCGTGGGATGGGCTTTGGAGTTACACCATCAAAAGTTGGAGCTTATGTACAACAAAATGGCACTGTTAAACAACTTCAAAATATGGTGCATAACCTTCAACAAGAAATACAAGAAATGAAGTCCATGTTTTTACAAAGTATGAGACAACAAAATCAACAAGAACAG GTTGCTAGTGGTGGCATTGGTAGCAGTATTGGGAATGAAGTTGGTAGCAATAGTGATATCAATATTGGTGCAAAGAAAATTTGTAATGTTAAAAAACATCTTGCTACAGCTCAG TCAAATTTGAAGAAAGTGAGTTGTGGAGATATATGTCCTAACAGTAAATGTAAGTTGCTTGATTGGTCTGTTGATGAATTAGTTGTTGCAGAAGGTCGAATTGCATCTACAGATCCAAACACAAAAGTGCATCATGTTGTTCTTGGTAGATCTTGTTGGAAAGTTTGGATTGATAAGGTTTTGGTAGAGAAGGTGGATCTAATTCGACCAAATGATGAAATGCAGTTTCTCGATGACGCAATAGGAAGCACGGTCGCATGGTTATCT
- the LOC140822570 gene encoding uncharacterized protein isoform X2, with product MSRRGYARLTHIMEKTTQGDAKITRSQVWIEGHKKKNGEPITEAVGEKMKQIQECPPESQNTTNIADDAISLVFGKETRGRVRGMGFGVTPSKVGAYVQQNGTVKQLQNMVHNLQQEIQEMKSMFLQSMRQQNQQEQSNLKKVSCGDICPNSKCKLLDWSVDELVVAEGRIASTDPNTKVHHVVLGRSCWKVWIDKVLVEKVDLIRPNDEMQFLDDAIGSTVAWLSKFVVLCD from the exons ATGAGCCGGAGAGGTTATGCTCGTTTGACTCACATTATg GAGAAGACAACTCAGGGAGATGCAAAAATTACAAGATCACAAGTTTGGATTGAAGGGCACAAGAAAAAAAATGGGGAACCTATTACTGAAGCTGTTGGAGAGAAAATG AAACAAATACAAGAATGTCCGCCTGAATCTCAAAACACAACTAACATTGCTGATGATGCAATTAGCCTTGTGTTTGGCAAGGAAACTCGGGGTAGAGTGCGTGGGATGGGCTTTGGAGTTACACCATCAAAAGTTGGAGCTTATGTACAACAAAATGGCACTGTTAAACAACTTCAAAATATGGTGCATAACCTTCAACAAGAAATACAAGAAATGAAGTCCATGTTTTTACAAAGTATGAGACAACAAAATCAACAAGAACAG TCAAATTTGAAGAAAGTGAGTTGTGGAGATATATGTCCTAACAGTAAATGTAAGTTGCTTGATTGGTCTGTTGATGAATTAGTTGTTGCAGAAGGTCGAATTGCATCTACAGATCCAAACACAAAAGTGCATCATGTTGTTCTTGGTAGATCTTGTTGGAAAGTTTGGATTGATAAGGTTTTGGTAGAGAAGGTGGATCTAATTCGACCAAATGATGAAATGCAGTTTCTCGATGACGCAATAGGAAGCACGGTCGCATGGTTATCT